In Rutidosis leptorrhynchoides isolate AG116_Rl617_1_P2 chromosome 2, CSIRO_AGI_Rlap_v1, whole genome shotgun sequence, one genomic interval encodes:
- the LOC139888714 gene encoding secreted RxLR effector protein 161-like, with protein MIPNQKLYMEDEAELVDKGQYQRIVGKLIYLAHTRPDIAHAVGVVSQFMHQPQVHHLEATMRIIQYLKKTPGHGVIFRRNGHLETQIYTDANWAGEKGDRRSTSGFFTIVGGNLVTWRSKKQKVVSLSSAESEIRGIAKGVVEALWIRKLLTEIGFPAKEVIQILCDNEAAIAISENPIQHDRTKHIEVDRHFIREKLDG; from the coding sequence atgattccaaaccagaaGCTATATATGGAAGACGAAGCTGAGCTAGTGGATAAAGGACAATACCAAAGGATAGTGGGAAAGCTCATTtatcttgctcacactcgaccAGATATAGCACATGCGGTAGGAGTTGTAAGCCAGTTTATGCATCAACCACAAGTTCATCATTTGGAAGCTACAATGAGGATTATCCAATATCTAAAGAAGACACCAGGTCATGGAGTCATATTTAGAAGAAATGGACATCTTGAAACACAAATTTATACAGATGCAAAttgggctggagaaaaaggagaTAGGAGATCTACATCAGGTTTCTTTACAATAGTTGGAGGAAACTTAGTTACGTGGAGaagcaagaaacaaaaggttgtttcTCTATCAAGTGCTGAATCAGAAATTAGAGGAATAGCAAAAGGGGTAGTCGAAGCATTATGGATTCGAAAACTCTTGACAGAAATTGGATTTCCTGCAAAAGAAGTCATTCAAATCTTATGCGATAATGAAGCAGCCATTGCTATATCAGAAAATCCTATTCAACATGATCGAACTAAACATATTGAAGTAGACAGACACTTTATTAGAGAGAAACTAGATGGGTAA